TTGTAAATTCACATATACccatatatataattataatctCATTTGAATAATTATATATGTGGACAAAATCACCTTAATATAGGAATATgcaaagtacttttaaaatcaaacttaGTATCTACAAACAATAATCAACAGCTTCAAGATCTCCACCAGATGGTGAACAAAAGCATGAAGcgaaaaaaataaacaacaaagaactaatctacattttaaaacactctCAGGAGACTGCAGTCACAGatagtgaaaattaaaaataatttctcactCCAAATTAAACAGTGGAAATCCCATCTCAAaatactaaatgaaaaaaaaaaacatttttatgggCAGAAAATTGATGAAAAGTAGCCAaagataatttgaaaaaaaaaagaggaaaaaagaagctggaaaaacagTTCACCCACGCCCAACCCCAGCTACAAACAATATAATCATCAATGAAATACCacaagtttcatttctgttagttttttctgtaaaatattttctttaggaaattAAAAACCTTAAGAATTTATGAATATTGTAAGTGAAAGACATTCATaacatttcaaataatgaagtggcataaaaatgcataaaatacaTAGCAATTCAATCTCTATTTTCAAACTATTCTCACAGTCTCATGAGAGTTGATTTAGAGAAGGAcacaaaaattagaaattacaTGTTAATGACATTTACTATCACCAAGATGTTACAAATTCCCTTCTACTGCAATTAAAATactattctaaaatatttttatatgttaaATGAATCTATATCTAAAGAATGAAGTTTAGCTACTTCTATGTTCAGTCTACCAACTGAATAATAGATAagatgatttgtttttttttttctacatctAACTTAATAGCTTGACATACTGTAGTTGACCTCTGGTCGGCACAGGGAGCCCAACTCAGTGAAGGTACAAGATAAAAGGACTATGGGAGAGCTAGTAAGTTGATTCAGTGGTGGGTAAAGGGTGGTATTATAGCTTGTCCCAGACGATAAATTAGTTAAGGAATGAACATGTGACAAAACTGATGATTGATAGTACATTGCAGGAGAAACTTGCATTTGGGAATGCATGTAAGAGTCATGGATTGCTGCTCCAGGTGTCATTAAAGAGTGGTTCAGTATGGTCTCTTTGTGCTGAATAGTAGTTCCACTGTATGAAGATGGCAAATGTATCACAtcattaattatttcagttcttgaTGATaccagaagggaagagaaggatccataatcagcattttcaaaatctgagaCATGAGTGCTAACAATATTCAGAGAAGACATTCCTTTTCCGTGCTTGCTGAAGGATTCGTATACCTCTCCTGAATCCTGATCTGAAAGCCTCGATCTGTTAGTTGATGTCAGAACAGCAggattccttttttctttattatcacCAATAATTTCTTGTTCTACTGCCCTTAGAGAGTATTTAATAATGTCCTCTTGATTTTTGATGGAGTTTTTTCCACCTAAGACTGTTAGAAGacttcttgctctttctgttgTTGGCAAGCTTAATTCCACTACATCCCACCCAGGGGTCAGGCTTGGAGAAATTGTATCAAGGTTGTTTTGAAGACTTAGGGGGAGTGGAGGTGTGGAGTAGCTGCTGGGAGGTACAGTGTCTCTGAATTTTGAGTCAGAATGAAGAGGCTGCCTCAATTCCAAAGACGATGTAGTTATAAATAAGTCAGAACTCattgaataattattttttataaaaagccCTGCATCTATTTGAACTTCACTTCTTGCATTATCAACAATATTTGTTACAGCATCAGTCTCCAAAACACTTTCAAACTGCAAAAGTCCATGTGTTCTTGTGCTGTTTACCAAATGATTAACTAGTGTATTGACCAAGCGAACAGTTTGGCTATCCTTTGAACATGAAGGCTGGATTCCTGAATGTGTTGTAAGGGCAGAAACAAGCTGCTGTCTATTGTTTAGGATGGTCACATTGGTTCTGCCACTTTCTACATCAGTTCCACCCTGCATATGTAAACTATGATAAAGCATTAATTTTTCCATAGAGTTTGCAACCGCCTTATCAAAGGGACTTATCTGTACAGAGTGTCGATGCAAAGGTGCTtcaagagaagggaaaagaaaatcaaaatataacTCATCATTGGAAGATATGGTTAGATTTGAGAAGTTCATTGTTGACTGCAACTGTGATTTTGTCTTgtcattgctttctgaaattctCCTTGAAAAGCCTGGATTAAATAAACTGAAGATTTGTctttctgaagctgctgcaTGGCTAGAGAAGTTCACTTCTTCAGCTCTGTGATCTGACGATCTAATTGTAGAAGTCTGCTCAGAGATACTGTCAGTCTTAGCAGGTGAGCTAATGGATGGCAACCCTTCTGTTGGGTTAAAAAGCAATTTACTGAATGAAGCTAACCAATTTTTTGATGACTCCCCAGAAAACGCTTTCAAATGATAGGAAGCAGTCCAGAAACCTGATGTCAAAGAAGGGgaaatatctaaatattttgttgGAAAATCTAAGTAATCTGGCTGCCAGGAGATGTCAACTCCGTTAATATTCTCAGGCTCTAATATAGAAAAACCTGACTCTTCACTTTTACTATGGGATGCATCTAAGTTGTTTTCCAGTACCACCTTTCTGAGGGTCTCACTTGGCTTCTTTTGAATATGTgctgaatgttttaaataattagACCAGTAATCAGTATTAGACATAAATGTGCTGTCACTTTCCAAAGACACGTCCATCAATGATTGCTGATAAACAGGCAGCGTTGCTACAACATGCATAAATGCTGAGTTAGTCCAGCTTGTTCCTACTGGAAGTGCTGACATTAGTTGttctctgctgttctctgtCACAGAAATTGTCAGTTGGCTGTCAGGCATAATTTCTGTATAagtttttttcttgatgttaaAAAAAGTTGTTGGGTTTGCATCTGGTGTGTCCACAAAGATTAATTTTGTAATGTCTCCGAAGTAATGCTCCTTAATGTGCATAGATGTAAATTGAAATTCACTGTTTTCTGctaacatggaaaaatatttcctattagTGTTGCCTTCTATCATTTCTGGGTAAACATTTTGAAGTGCAAAATCTAGCAAATCGAGTCTACTTTTTTGCAATAATAGCTTCTCTTTCATTGGTGATATAGATAAGCTAGAAAGAGAATgatatttctcttctttaatgTCAGAGGTGATATGATGATGAAATACAGTCTCATTCCAACTGTCAGGCTTCAAGACATCATTTATATGCATGAAATTGGGTGTGTCGTTGTTGGAGGATGAAATCCACAGGGCTTCTTCTCTGCGTTCATAAGCAGTGCTTCTGCTAATGGGAAGACGGAATGCTGACTCAGAGTCAGCGTAACGCAGCCCATCTGCCAGATCCCGTGCTTCCTCTGCAGTAAgacttctgttttgaagaagaGGAACTGCTGCATTCACAAAATGATCTGCAACATCATCTGCTGCATCAGAAGTGCCATCAGATGAAACTCTAGAAtcattcagaatattttcatttggtaACTGATTcatcacagtattttctgtaaaagcAGCCAAGGTACCGTTGCTAGTCTCCTCAGAGGCAGATGATATGGACACAGTTGGATGAAATAAgctgtatgtgttttttttctccagattcTCATCTGCTGAGCTTTCACTGAAACGGGGAGGCCTTTGTTTCACTGGCCAAATAATTGGGGTTGAGATAATTCCTATGGTTTTGACCCCTTCTATCCTAGACTCTTGCTGCCTTTGTGGTTGTGAATGGGAGGTTTCAGGTgaatttctcttcattctgAAGATAATCGTAGCAGGAAGTCTGATTTCCTGCAAGTCTGTGTAGTAAGCCGCATAGTTAGTGGATTAAAGAAAGTAAGTACAACTTAGCTTTCTGTTCTTGACTGTCTGTTCTGGGTCTAAAAACCAACTCAGAAATTATACCAGTTATCTGAGTAAAAGTTTATCTTGCTTCTACTGTAAATGAATTTGATCcaattttcttagtttttctgttttctcttggtAGATTTGAAGTCAAATAACAGATAACTTGTCTAGTTTTTATTCATACTAACACTATCAGGGTGTTCAGTTCCTTCTGTTAGCTAGGAAAATCAAAGTTGAACGTTCATGATGAACATGAAGTGAGTggcttcatgaaaaaaaaagcacagtttgTAAGTAAGtttcaagattttcttcttacttCTACTGCTTACTAAATCCAAATAGAATGAATCCAGATAAATTCTTTCACAGTGTCTATTATACTGCCTCATTGCCAATATACAAGGAGTGATTTGCCAAGAGAAAAAACACTCCAAGAATGCTAAATCCTACAGTAACAACTAATacatttgggggaaaaaaaagaaaaaaaaaaacaacaaacaatgcACTTCCTCCCCCCCAGCCAAGACCAGATACTGATTTACTTCTGGGGAGCACACAAAATCTTTAGTAAAAAGATCTATGAGCCTCACATGAAAATTGCAGAAGACTATTTCTGTATTCTTATTAATGGTTTAACAACTTCctttagcaaaataattttagaatCTCCTCAGAAAACGATGTTCAGTCTCTAGGAGACAGTGATGTCACCGATTTGATAAAACCTCAAAAGAAAtccttgcttttttcctgtgctAATAATAGAATCACTTActatcttattttttcccttaatctttctaaatgaaaagtaaatgataTCTGATACTGTCAACATTTTCCCTAGTAGAGTCTGATCCAGTTCTtcttgaagtcagtggaaagatTCCTGTTGACTCAGTGGAAGTGGCTTTGCTCCACAGAAATGATTCCACTTGGCTCCCCTGTGTTACCAGTGAGGAATAGAGAGTCCCAGCATACTACCACCCTGGCAGCATAAGCCACTCAATGTATGACTATCCGCAGcattaaagcatttcaaaagcatGATGCTTTAcagttccttttaaaaaatacttctccCTTCCCTTATTCTTTGCATGGGTAAATTCAGTGGGTGGTACAAAGGAACAGGGTAAACATGATACAAATAAACACTGAGTTTGGTTCTGTTCTCACACCATTCTTACAAGGGCAAGTCTAATGAAATTACTCctgatttatttcagagaaaatgaaatcagaactgAGACATGACCCTTGACTTTACACCATGAAAAACATAtcttaaaatacaacaaatttTCTCTAGAGACAGTACAAGGAAAAATGTAACACAGGATTTCTTACCATTGTTTGGCTTATCGGTTCTATTAGTATCAGGCATGttagtggtgacagtgggtggTGTAGGAGTAGTAGCATTTACAGTAGCTGGTAATAAAGATGAGAAAGAGGTGAACTTGAATGAAATATGAATGTTAATGAGGTAAGACAAAACGGGAACAATGCATGACAATGTAAATTGAAACCACTGACACATAATGCCATATATGTTAAACACTTTCTCTTTTGTACAAAGTGATGAATGGACATGAACTGAGATCCTAGTCCTGCAGTCTTCactttcactgacttcagtgggagttttgccaGTGGGAGGGTTGCAAGATCAGTCCTGTACTGCCTTCACAAATTCTAAATCCTCTTATGAGAGCATCAGATCCAAACAGCTGTGCAAAGACCAGAAAACAGATCTTACAAGCTCAATGGTGAGCTTGGAATATTTACTTGTGAAAACAGTAGTTATGTCTACTCAGGGACTGAAGATGATGAACAAATGTGAAACTAGAACTCCCATGTAAGTTTCTAATTAACTCAGTTGAACTCTATATAACAAAGAGAATTTAAATCAGACTTGAAATAATTTGACTGGAGtatatattttgaaagctttgtgTAGGATCTTAGCTGTACTGTTCCCACTGACACTAACAGGAGTCATCCCACACAGtactggaaaatgtttcccAGGAGAACTAGCTAGAACACTTTTCACATTCAGAGTAAGGAgccaaaactgaaattttcccTCACTGAAGATCGGGAGGGTACACActctagaggaaaaaaacacttcaaagatCAGACCTCTAAATTTTCAAATAGtttggaaaataattcttctaATAGCTCCCAGGAATGTAAATCCTCTCTCACTgacagatttcttctttccctgaAAACTCTTTCCACAGTGTGAAGATTCATGCAGTATACTCTCGCAGTAATATACATCTTTTGCAGATTTTGAGAAAGAACCAACTTGGAAAGTTTAGGCATCATATTTTAAGAAAGTGcacttctgatttttgttaGGCTGTTTTAGTCAACATTGTGAGTCTGAAAGTCATAAACTCCGGTCTCAGCTGAGGGAGTAGGTTCATGTTCTGGTTTCAGTGAAACTAGAAactagaggaaagaaaaggaaggctACAGTAAACAGGGATTCTAGCTGGGAAAGTGAGCATATAAAGTCACAATCTATAATATAAAAAAGCTCTTCCATGTAACTGCAGGGCTATATTgcctgaaaaacaagttttaatgCTCCTTAGTGATTTTGTCTTCCAGTCAACACTGTTAGAAGAGGTATCTTccaatgaatgaaaatatttgctaagcataatgaagaaaacagctctgtcaTCAGACCATATGTGACACAGTCTGGTGATATTGCAcaacacagaacaaacaaacaaaccaaaaaaggAATCCAAAGTAGCCTTTCAGCATAAAATAAGTCTGCAGTGctgaaagaaatacacagacatgttttcatgatttttcattattaggacaatgatgatgatgataatgaTGATGATAAGGCACAGCATGAATTTCAAAGTAGCAAATGCAGAATGTCAGTGACACTTGACCAAAaacttttcagagaaggaaacagtATTACCCTGATGAAAAGTACTCACTAAGTTTGCTGAAGTCTAAGAATGTAAGGGAGGCAAGATAGGAAGGGAACATCTTTTGTTAGAATTAGAGTCTTCTGCCTAGCAAGTtaataaagctgaagaaaaaagtgaagctTTTAGGAAAACATAATGTTTTTGTCCAAAAGTGTATCTATTTCTGCAGCCCAATTAGCCAACCTAATGAAAGatattctctctcctttcacGTCATATCATTTTAGTTAGAAGAAATCTTTTAGAGTTCTTCCAAGAGAATAGATAAACATCTTTATATAGTGGCAGTACAACCTTTTTTGATAGAAGAAGAGTAACACTGAATAAATGATGCTGTCACATTTACATAAGGTATTTGGGTACCAGTTTTTATAACATATTGTGCTTTGTGTGACAGATGCTTGAAAATTGCTGTTTGAAATCTGATTATGGGCACAACTGGCACAGCATTTCACTTTCCCTATGGAGACCTCCATATGATGCAAGACTCTGAGCCAAATCTACCTTGGAAATATCCAGGAGAAGTACACTGGAGACTATCACAGATCTCTTACTGGCTTCCCAAGAGGAgtgcattttcctttccatcctTAAATTAAATCTGATTTATTTGCATAGAAAGAGCTCCCCGCCTCCCCCTTTTGTACGTTCTCTACTGTCTCTATCTTTCAACACTCAGCTTGAAAAAGATTACATAGCTTGACATTATTTTTGAGGTAGCCTCTGTTGTGATTAAAATCTCACATATAATCTCACTTGCAGGCCTGTGTTCATGAATGTATTGTGGAAATGGGCTGATCTTGTTCATGTGGGTCATTTTTACTGAACCTCAGCCTCTAAGCATTagagaaaagaattaaagtGGAGAAATTGACAGTACCTGCATATGCAATAATTTGAACAGCATGAATGTTTTTAGGGTTCTTCTCTTCCTTGCATTCAAGTGAGCTGATATTTCAAGAGACATAgtcaatttttatttgttgtgaCTTTGACACTATTAAATCATCGTTAAGTGTTGTAACAAGTGTTTTATTAACACttgctgctgcattttcaaGTCTGAGGTTAACTTTCTTCCTTCTAATCTTAAAGTATTTAGCCTAAAAGTAGCCTACTGGAAAAATCTGAATCATAGTAAGATGCTTTGTTCATatatgacctttttttttttttatttaaagatgcACACATTTCTTATcctgttttacattttattgtgAAAATATGCAGGTGgaaaagagatggagagagaaagaaagcagtcaattaattcagttttgatATAATAGAGACCATTTAGAAAACTTATCAAGGGAGTAATCACATTTTCTCCACACATTGTATACAGGACACCCTCACATTTGATGTGACTAAAGAATTCCTTTCCTTGCTATTTCTCCTCATAGTTCagtcttttagaaataaataaattaaaaaagaagaagaagaaacagaataaaacaaaacaaatcaaggaaaataaagatttagCAAAGATGAAACTGTGAAAATGACCTGAGCTTCTTACCTTGACAAAGGCTTCCTAGGTTTGCACAACTTGTTGGTTCAATTGCAGAAGAAGGAATTAAGTATGAGcctttagaaaaagaaagtcaaatAGTTAGACAGGTTTGTCTACTGAGCATAAAATCAACTTATGTCTTGCAGTAACAAAGTCCTCTCCCTAGTTTTTCACTGACAAAACCGGTAAAGCTATTTGCCTATAAGacctatgttttttttttttttttgtcttttcttgctgctgagaGATCCATAGAACTCACTTGCAAGCCACAGTCACTTACATATCCTGCCCTAGTTTTCTCATACTCTCCCCAGCTGTAGTTAAATAACAGCCCATTAAATGAATGCAGCCTGTGTGCACTCTGAAACAACTCTATGTAGAGGGGTCAGTACGTCTGTAGAATTTATGGCACCTTCACAAGCAGCAAAACATGTGCCTTGGAGACGCATCCACCCTCTTTCTTGCAGCACAGGTTACCCACCACACAGTTCTGAGTAATATTCCCGTGGCAGACACCAGCCAGATAAAAGGTGATTAAACTTGTTACTGTGCACAGGGTGTGGGCATGATTAATATTCTGGTATGCATGATTTATAAGCAGATAATGTTGTAAGTCTGTATCTCTTCTGAATTATTAATCACTACATGCACATAGTCCGAAGATCTAGATACAAAAATGGAGAATGTAAGAATGGCTACAGGAAAAGAGCTAGTGAAACCGCATTAATTACAATTCATGTTTTACAGTGGGTCAGTTGCAGATATAGCTGCTTCTGCACatcatgctgaaaaaaatggagCCATACAGCATGGCATAATCTGAACATACTGGGAGTGTTGCCCTTTTGGCTTTCGTTTTACCACTTCAGAATCATATTGACTCAGAGAGGTTCTCTCATGAAACACCGTATCCTTCCATTAAATTAAAGAGCCACCACCCACAAGCTTGTAAAGATAGCTGAGAAAGTATTTCCTGTGATGGAAGAACAGATGAAGTGTGGGGCCTCAGTGCAGAAGTCATGACATGCCACAGATATCATTACATGTATTGCCAatagaaaatgggaagaatttaaaaagtgattCTCTATGAAGTTTTCTGTAGTTTTgtgtagggttttttgtttgtttgtttgtttgtttagttttttttttggggggtgctttttttggggggggggaggggttgTTGGTTTCTTCTTTAATAGATTGAGAGATTGTATTAAGACAAACTGTTTTCCTTGACACATTTCCTTTCAACTTCAAGAAGCATGTCCTAAGTGAATGTACTATATACTGCATGAGACTTTTTCCCAAcatatattttctaatattaaaCAGTCAACACCAAAACCTGCTGTGAGTAACCTCCTCTTGGTTCTGTACCAGGGAAAAATGACTtgaaaga
The sequence above is drawn from the Numida meleagris isolate 19003 breed g44 Domestic line chromosome 3, NumMel1.0, whole genome shotgun sequence genome and encodes:
- the ADGRG6 gene encoding adhesion G-protein coupled receptor G6 isoform X2, which encodes MSHISEMWCCHWKWKLRHCLYLFILYIICMQQEAHGCYNCRTMLTDPSGVFTSPCYPSDYPNSQACKWIIRAPHGFIIQLTFTDFDIEEAPGCIYDSLTLDNGESPMNLCGITAKGLSYNSTGNEMIVSFKSDFSIQKKGFNASYVRIAVSLRNQKVIIPQDPDVDAVSIAETVLVPELSQFTLCFEATKSSNDDNDDWQIFSYTDASSKEFFSFGKTTKGHFLSISDTQCILDNALPQNVELFTGTFEQLCVIGDSFSGTIGVYAKSIYHNTYCPDMFGKVIPGNGRLVLGSNSNEVSSLNGDIYNFRLWNFTMNAQTLANLSCDVKGNIVDWENEFWSIPTSALKAENNLSCGSYLIPSSAIEPTSCANLGSLCQATVNATTPTPPTVTTNMPDTNRTDKPNNDLQEIRLPATIIFRMKRNSPETSHSQPQRQQESRIEGVKTIGIISTPIIWPVKQRPPRFSESSADENLEKKNTYSLFHPTVSISSASEETSNGTLAAFTENTVMNQLPNENILNDSRVSSDGTSDAADDVADHFVNAAVPLLQNRSLTAEEARDLADGLRYADSESAFRLPISRSTAYERREEALWISSSNNDTPNFMHINDVLKPDSWNETVFHHHITSDIKEEKYHSLSSLSISPMKEKLLLQKSRLDLLDFALQNVYPEMIEGNTNRKYFSMLAENSEFQFTSMHIKEHYFGDITKLIFVDTPDANPTTFFNIKKKTYTEIMPDSQLTISVTENSREQLMSALPVGTSWTNSAFMHVVATLPVYQQSLMDVSLESDSTFMSNTDYWSNYLKHSAHIQKKPSETLRKVVLENNLDASHSKSEESGFSILEPENINGVDISWQPDYLDFPTKYLDISPSLTSGFWTASYHLKAFSGESSKNWLASFSKLLFNPTEGLPSISSPAKTDSISEQTSTIRSSDHRAEEVNFSSHAAASERQIFSLFNPGFSRRISESNDKTKSQLQSTMNFSNLTISSNDELYFDFLFPSLEAPLHRHSVQISPFDKAVANSMEKLMLYHSLHMQGGTDVESGRTNVTILNNRQQLVSALTTHSGIQPSCSKDSQTVRLVNTLVNHLVNSTRTHGLLQFESVLETDAVTNIVDNARSEVQIDAGLFIKNNYSMSSDLFITTSSLELRQPLHSDSKFRDTVPPSSYSTPPLPLSLQNNLDTISPSLTPGWDVVELSLPTTERARSLLTVLGGKNSIKNQEDIIKYSLRAVEQEIIGDNKEKRNPAVLTSTNRSRLSDQDSGEVYESFSKHGKGMSSLNIVSTHVSDFENADYGSFSSLLVSSRTEIINDVIHLPSSYSGTTIQHKETILNHSLMTPGAAIHDSYMHSQMQVSPAMYYQSSVLSHVHSLTNLSSGTSYNTTLYPPLNQLTSSPIVLLSCTFTELGSLCRPEVNYSMSSY
- the ADGRG6 gene encoding adhesion G-protein coupled receptor G6 isoform X5, which encodes MLTDPSGVFTSPCYPSDYPNSQACKWIIRAPHGFIIQLTFTDFDIEEAPGCIYDSLTLDNGESPMNLCGITAKGLSYNSTGNEMIVSFKSDFSIQKKGFNASYVRIAVSLRNQKVIIPQDPDVDAVSIAETVLVPELSQFTLCFEATKSSNDDNDDWQIFSYTDASSKEFFSFGKTTKGHFLSISDTQCILDNALPQNVELFTGTFEQLCVIGDSFSGTIGVYAKSIYHNTYCPDMFGKVIPGNGRLVLGSNSNEVSSLNGDIYNFRLWNFTMNAQTLANLSCDVKGNIVDWENEFWSIPTSALKAENNLSCGSYLIPSSAIEPTSCANLGSLCQATVNATTPTPPTVTTNMPDTNRTDKPNNDLQEIRLPATIIFRMKRNSPETSHSQPQRQQESRIEGVKTIGIISTPIIWPVKQRPPRFSESSADENLEKKNTYSLFHPTVSISSASEETSNGTLAAFTENTVMNQLPNENILNDSRVSSDGTSDAADDVADHFVNAAVPLLQNRSLTAEEARDLADGLRYADSESAFRLPISRSTAYERREEALWISSSNNDTPNFMHINDVLKPDSWNETVFHHHITSDIKEEKYHSLSSLSISPMKEKLLLQKSRLDLLDFALQNVYPEMIEGNTNRKYFSMLAENSEFQFTSMHIKEHYFGDITKLIFVDTPDANPTTFFNIKKKTYTEIMPDSQLTISVTENSREQLMSALPVGTSWTNSAFMHVVATLPVYQQSLMDVSLESDSTFMSNTDYWSNYLKHSAHIQKKPSETLRKVVLENNLDASHSKSEESGFSILEPENINGVDISWQPDYLDFPTKYLDISPSLTSGFWTASYHLKAFSGESSKNWLASFSKLLFNPTEGLPSISSPAKTDSISEQTSTIRSSDHRAEEVNFSSHAAASERQIFSLFNPGFSRRISESNDKTKSQLQSTMNFSNLTISSNDELYFDFLFPSLEAPLHRHSVQISPFDKAVANSMEKLMLYHSLHMQGGTDVESGRTNVTILNNRQQLVSALTTHSGIQPSCSKDSQTVRLVNTLVNHLVNSTRTHGLLQFESVLETDAVTNIVDNARSEVQIDAGLFIKNNYSMSSDLFITTSSLELRQPLHSDSKFRDTVPPSSYSTPPLPLSLQNNLDTISPSLTPGWDVVELSLPTTERARSLLTVLGGKNSIKNQEDIIKYSLRAVEQEIIGDNKEKRNPAVLTSTNRSRLSDQDSGEVYESFSKHGKGMSSLNIVSTHVSDFENADYGSFSSLLVSSRTEIINDVIHLPSSYSGTTIQHKETILNHSLMTPGAAIHDSYMHSQMQVSPAMYYQSSVLSHVHSLTNLSSGTSYNTTLYPPLNQLTSSPIVLLSCTFTELGSLCRPEVNYSMSSY
- the ADGRG6 gene encoding adhesion G-protein coupled receptor G6 isoform X3; the protein is MMSHISEMWCCHWKWKLRHCLYLFILYIICMQQEAHGCYNCRTMLTDPSGVFTSPCYPSDYPNSQACKWIIRAPHGFIIQLTFTDFDIEEAPGCIYDSLTLDNGESPMNLCGITAKGLSYNSTGNEMIVSFKSDFSIQKKGFNASYVRIAVSLRNQKVIIPQDPDVDAVSIAETVLVPELSQFTLCFEATKSSNDDNDDWQIFSYTDASSKEFFSFGKTTKGHFLSISDTQCILDNALPQNVELFTGTFEQLCVIGDSFSGTIGVYAKSIYHNTYCPDMFGKVIPGNGRLVLGSNSNEVSSLNGDIYNFRLWNFTMNAQTLANLSCDVKGNIVDWENEFWSIPTSALKAENNLSCGSYLIPSSAIEPTSCANLGSLCQDLQEIRLPATIIFRMKRNSPETSHSQPQRQQESRIEGVKTIGIISTPIIWPVKQRPPRFSESSADENLEKKNTYSLFHPTVSISSASEETSNGTLAAFTENTVMNQLPNENILNDSRVSSDGTSDAADDVADHFVNAAVPLLQNRSLTAEEARDLADGLRYADSESAFRLPISRSTAYERREEALWISSSNNDTPNFMHINDVLKPDSWNETVFHHHITSDIKEEKYHSLSSLSISPMKEKLLLQKSRLDLLDFALQNVYPEMIEGNTNRKYFSMLAENSEFQFTSMHIKEHYFGDITKLIFVDTPDANPTTFFNIKKKTYTEIMPDSQLTISVTENSREQLMSALPVGTSWTNSAFMHVVATLPVYQQSLMDVSLESDSTFMSNTDYWSNYLKHSAHIQKKPSETLRKVVLENNLDASHSKSEESGFSILEPENINGVDISWQPDYLDFPTKYLDISPSLTSGFWTASYHLKAFSGESSKNWLASFSKLLFNPTEGLPSISSPAKTDSISEQTSTIRSSDHRAEEVNFSSHAAASERQIFSLFNPGFSRRISESNDKTKSQLQSTMNFSNLTISSNDELYFDFLFPSLEAPLHRHSVQISPFDKAVANSMEKLMLYHSLHMQGGTDVESGRTNVTILNNRQQLVSALTTHSGIQPSCSKDSQTVRLVNTLVNHLVNSTRTHGLLQFESVLETDAVTNIVDNARSEVQIDAGLFIKNNYSMSSDLFITTSSLELRQPLHSDSKFRDTVPPSSYSTPPLPLSLQNNLDTISPSLTPGWDVVELSLPTTERARSLLTVLGGKNSIKNQEDIIKYSLRAVEQEIIGDNKEKRNPAVLTSTNRSRLSDQDSGEVYESFSKHGKGMSSLNIVSTHVSDFENADYGSFSSLLVSSRTEIINDVIHLPSSYSGTTIQHKETILNHSLMTPGAAIHDSYMHSQMQVSPAMYYQSSVLSHVHSLTNLSSGTSYNTTLYPPLNQLTSSPIVLLSCTFTELGSLCRPEVNYSMSSY
- the ADGRG6 gene encoding adhesion G-protein coupled receptor G6 isoform X1 gives rise to the protein MMSHISEMWCCHWKWKLRHCLYLFILYIICMQQEAHGCYNCRTMLTDPSGVFTSPCYPSDYPNSQACKWIIRAPHGFIIQLTFTDFDIEEAPGCIYDSLTLDNGESPMNLCGITAKGLSYNSTGNEMIVSFKSDFSIQKKGFNASYVRIAVSLRNQKVIIPQDPDVDAVSIAETVLVPELSQFTLCFEATKSSNDDNDDWQIFSYTDASSKEFFSFGKTTKGHFLSISDTQCILDNALPQNVELFTGTFEQLCVIGDSFSGTIGVYAKSIYHNTYCPDMFGKVIPGNGRLVLGSNSNEVSSLNGDIYNFRLWNFTMNAQTLANLSCDVKGNIVDWENEFWSIPTSALKAENNLSCGSYLIPSSAIEPTSCANLGSLCQATVNATTPTPPTVTTNMPDTNRTDKPNNDLQEIRLPATIIFRMKRNSPETSHSQPQRQQESRIEGVKTIGIISTPIIWPVKQRPPRFSESSADENLEKKNTYSLFHPTVSISSASEETSNGTLAAFTENTVMNQLPNENILNDSRVSSDGTSDAADDVADHFVNAAVPLLQNRSLTAEEARDLADGLRYADSESAFRLPISRSTAYERREEALWISSSNNDTPNFMHINDVLKPDSWNETVFHHHITSDIKEEKYHSLSSLSISPMKEKLLLQKSRLDLLDFALQNVYPEMIEGNTNRKYFSMLAENSEFQFTSMHIKEHYFGDITKLIFVDTPDANPTTFFNIKKKTYTEIMPDSQLTISVTENSREQLMSALPVGTSWTNSAFMHVVATLPVYQQSLMDVSLESDSTFMSNTDYWSNYLKHSAHIQKKPSETLRKVVLENNLDASHSKSEESGFSILEPENINGVDISWQPDYLDFPTKYLDISPSLTSGFWTASYHLKAFSGESSKNWLASFSKLLFNPTEGLPSISSPAKTDSISEQTSTIRSSDHRAEEVNFSSHAAASERQIFSLFNPGFSRRISESNDKTKSQLQSTMNFSNLTISSNDELYFDFLFPSLEAPLHRHSVQISPFDKAVANSMEKLMLYHSLHMQGGTDVESGRTNVTILNNRQQLVSALTTHSGIQPSCSKDSQTVRLVNTLVNHLVNSTRTHGLLQFESVLETDAVTNIVDNARSEVQIDAGLFIKNNYSMSSDLFITTSSLELRQPLHSDSKFRDTVPPSSYSTPPLPLSLQNNLDTISPSLTPGWDVVELSLPTTERARSLLTVLGGKNSIKNQEDIIKYSLRAVEQEIIGDNKEKRNPAVLTSTNRSRLSDQDSGEVYESFSKHGKGMSSLNIVSTHVSDFENADYGSFSSLLVSSRTEIINDVIHLPSSYSGTTIQHKETILNHSLMTPGAAIHDSYMHSQMQVSPAMYYQSSVLSHVHSLTNLSSGTSYNTTLYPPLNQLTSSPIVLLSCTFTELGSLCRPEVNYSMSSY